In Cryptomeria japonica chromosome 10, Sugi_1.0, whole genome shotgun sequence, a genomic segment contains:
- the LOC131037663 gene encoding heavy metal-associated isoprenylated plant protein 20, giving the protein MGVATDCILLLLGVTSKRRRHRDFLTVEVKVRMDCEGCERKVKNSVSSMKGIKSVEVNRSQNKLTVTGYVDAKKVVKRVSDGTGKRAELWPYVPYNQVYYPYAPQAYDKKAPPGYVRSVEYALLTPNRSSEKYTTLFSDDNPNACTIM; this is encoded by the exons ATGGGAGTTGCCACAGATTGTATTTTACTACTCCTTGGAGTCACCTCCAAACGCCGAAGGCACAGAGATTTTCTG ACTGTCGAGGTGAAAGTTCGAATGGACTGTGAAGGCTGTGAAAGGAAGGTGAAGAACTCCGTCTCATCAATGAAAG GTATTAAATCGGTAGAAGTGAACAGAAGTCAGAACAAATTGACAGTGACAGGGTATGTTGATGCCAAAAAGGTAGTGAAAAGAGTTTCAGATGGAACAGGGAAAAGGGCAGAGCTGTGGCCTTATGTACCTTATAATCAAGTGTACTATCCTTATGCTCCACAGGCCTATGATAAGAAGGCTCCCCCAGGTTATGTTCGAAGCGTGGAATATGCACTTCTCACTCCAAACCGCTCTTCTGAAAAATACACAACACTTTTCAGTGATGACAACCCTAATGCCTGCACGATTATGTAA